The Salinibaculum sp. SYNS191 genome has a window encoding:
- a CDS encoding radical SAM protein translates to MTDPATLDVTIVDGYVDEPAHFGVPPYVSTYPRYVAGALVDAGVPREQIAYHTIDALRDDRGRWRDVDEADLMVYVGGMTVPGKYVGGTPAEPDEVRELAWTASGTTLMGGPVRFGVGDANEGAIETQRDDLDYDFVAKGDVEAAVYDLVHGGMEGFGNRMRDNDEITRWARKGAFVIEQHPNHPDYLICEMETSRGCPYRCSFCTEPLYGADPSFRTPESVVGEVDALSNHGARHFRLGRQADILAYGGDGEAPNPDALRDLYSGIREVAPDLETLHLDNMNPITIVKWPEKSREGIRIIAEHNTPGDTAAFGLESADPLVQEENNLNVSAEECLRAVRIVNEEAGWRPGGSGESRTSGGASGGNRERGGDRETAPNFGADAPKRLPKLLPGINLVHGLKGERAETFDHNRQFLQRVYDEGLMLRRVNIRQVMAFEGTEMAETGAQLAHDHKKQFKRYKREVREEIDNPMLQRLAPPGTVLEDVHLEYHQDGKTFGRQLGTYPLLVGVPGERELGATIDVAVTDHGYRSVTGVPHPLDVNSASLSELAAIPGLGKQRAGNIVVDRPLESVPDVDGLADFVTVESPSGAD, encoded by the coding sequence ATGACCGACCCGGCGACACTCGACGTGACCATCGTCGACGGCTACGTCGACGAGCCCGCCCACTTCGGCGTGCCCCCCTACGTCTCGACGTATCCGCGGTACGTCGCCGGCGCGCTGGTGGACGCCGGCGTCCCCCGCGAACAGATTGCCTACCACACTATCGACGCCCTACGGGACGACAGAGGGCGCTGGCGCGACGTCGACGAGGCCGACCTGATGGTCTACGTCGGCGGCATGACCGTCCCCGGCAAGTACGTCGGCGGCACGCCCGCCGAACCCGACGAGGTGCGCGAACTCGCATGGACCGCCAGCGGGACGACGCTGATGGGCGGACCCGTCCGCTTCGGCGTCGGCGACGCCAACGAGGGCGCAATCGAGACCCAGCGCGACGACCTGGACTACGACTTCGTGGCGAAAGGCGACGTCGAAGCGGCCGTCTACGACCTCGTCCACGGCGGGATGGAGGGCTTCGGGAACCGGATGCGCGACAACGACGAGATAACCCGGTGGGCCCGAAAGGGCGCGTTCGTCATCGAGCAGCACCCGAACCACCCCGACTACCTCATCTGCGAGATGGAGACGTCCCGCGGGTGTCCCTACCGCTGCTCGTTCTGCACGGAACCCCTGTACGGAGCCGACCCGAGTTTCCGCACGCCCGAGTCCGTGGTCGGCGAGGTGGACGCGCTCTCGAACCACGGCGCGCGACACTTCCGATTGGGCCGGCAGGCCGACATCCTCGCCTACGGCGGCGACGGTGAAGCGCCGAACCCCGACGCGCTGCGGGACCTCTATAGCGGCATCCGCGAGGTGGCTCCCGACCTGGAGACGCTGCACCTCGACAACATGAACCCCATCACCATCGTGAAGTGGCCGGAGAAGTCCCGGGAGGGCATCCGCATCATCGCGGAGCACAACACGCCCGGTGACACCGCCGCCTTCGGCCTGGAGTCCGCGGACCCGCTGGTCCAGGAGGAGAACAATCTCAACGTCTCCGCCGAGGAGTGTCTGCGTGCGGTCCGCATCGTAAACGAGGAGGCCGGGTGGCGGCCGGGAGGTTCGGGTGAATCCCGAACCTCCGGTGGCGCGAGCGGTGGAAACCGCGAGCGCGGCGGAGACCGCGAAACTGCGCCGAATTTCGGCGCGGACGCCCCGAAGCGACTCCCGAAACTGCTCCCCGGCATCAACCTCGTCCACGGATTGAAAGGCGAGCGGGCGGAGACGTTCGACCACAACCGGCAGTTCCTCCAGCGGGTGTACGACGAGGGACTGATGCTCCGCCGGGTCAACATCCGGCAGGTGATGGCCTTCGAGGGGACGGAGATGGCCGAGACGGGCGCACAGCTCGCGCACGACCACAAGAAGCAGTTCAAGCGGTACAAGCGGGAGGTCCGCGAGGAGATAGACAACCCGATGCTCCAGCGTCTCGCGCCGCCTGGCACCGTCCTGGAGGACGTCCACTTGGAGTACCACCAGGACGGCAAGACCTTCGGCCGGCAACTGGGCACCTACCCGCTGCTGGTCGGCGTCCCCGGCGAGCGCGAACTCGGCGCGACCATCGACGTGGCGGTGACCGACCACGGGTACCGCTCGGTGACGGGCGTGCCCCACCCGCTGGACGTCAACAGCGCGTCGCTTTCGGAACTCGCCGCGATTCCGGGGCTCGGCAAGCAACGCGCCGGCAACATCGTGGTCGACCGGCCACTGGAGTCCGTGCCGGACGTCGACGGATTGGCCGACTTCGTGACCGTCGAGTCCCCGTCCGGGGCCGACTAG
- a CDS encoding DUF7559 family protein has protein sequence MPETLEVVCTDDACELDMFELHYTYDMPDGVGASDFTCPYCGGVDSLAAVEL, from the coding sequence ATGCCGGAGACCCTGGAAGTCGTCTGCACGGACGACGCCTGCGAACTCGACATGTTCGAGCTGCACTACACGTACGACATGCCCGACGGCGTCGGGGCGTCGGACTTCACCTGTCCGTACTGCGGTGGCGTCGACAGCCTCGCAGCAGTCGAACTATGA
- a CDS encoding Hsp20/alpha crystallin family protein, which yields MIRELGEAIGDTVVESVGRAVGRTQEQRPLPADVLESDDAYLVVFDMPGVEGADVQVRYEDDTVEVRADRFRDFHEGFEMRFPGRGLSLDGHATLPDDAVVDPDAATATLKRNGTLQIRIPKEETASDDVAVEEEDEVAAEDEDEAGSGAEADDETDA from the coding sequence ATGATTCGGGAACTCGGCGAGGCCATCGGCGATACCGTCGTCGAGTCCGTCGGCCGGGCGGTCGGACGGACGCAGGAACAGCGACCGCTACCGGCGGACGTACTGGAGAGCGACGACGCCTATCTGGTCGTGTTCGACATGCCCGGCGTCGAGGGCGCCGACGTGCAGGTCCGCTACGAGGACGACACGGTGGAGGTTCGTGCGGACCGCTTCCGTGACTTCCACGAGGGCTTCGAGATGCGGTTCCCCGGCCGCGGGCTCTCGCTGGACGGACACGCGACGCTCCCGGACGACGCCGTCGTCGACCCGGACGCGGCCACGGCGACGCTGAAACGCAACGGCACGCTCCAGATACGGATTCCCAAGGAGGAAACCGCGAGCGACGACGTCGCAGTCGAGGAGGAAGACGAAGTGGCCGCTGAAGACGAAGACGAAGCCGGGAGCGGAGCCGAGGCCGACGACGAAACCGACGCCTAA